One genomic region from Bacillota bacterium encodes:
- a CDS encoding ABC transporter substrate-binding protein — protein sequence MSVSWRRVTAIVLSILLVLATGTLVAAASVPGTIVVGLQAEPTALDAHQITDYNSSRAAMGLYDSLLRFKDGSTELEPGLAESWDVSKDGLVYTLRLRRGVKFHDGTPFNADAVVFNILRQIDPSHPYHDTGTFAYADFTFGKVGRVEKVGDYTVRITLKERYAPFLANLAMHSASMISPAAIRKYGKEIAKNPVGTGPFKFVRWVPGVEVVLERNPEYWDKTRTPRIQRVIYRPVVEDQTRLAQLEAGELDFIVNVPPDDLPRLRQDNRFQVIEQAGMHIWYVVLNNQKPPFNDPRVRQAVNYAINRRAIVEGILKGTGVLADNYIPPVLWGYNKDVHAYPYDPAKARKLLAEAGYPNGFTAEFWVPQSGSGMQQPVAMAQAIQSDLARVGIRANIQTFEWGTYLDKVFVNDPQQLPDMHEMSWIGDNGDPDNFLYILLSGHQWPPNGFNESFYRNEEVDRILVAAQQTSDRAERAKLYLKAQELIMADAPWVPIDHETQIVVARREIKGFVLHPTGVFRFEKVTLEGQG from the coding sequence ATGTCCGTTTCATGGCGACGCGTGACCGCAATAGTACTCAGTATCTTGCTGGTGCTGGCCACGGGTACCCTGGTGGCCGCTGCCTCCGTGCCCGGCACCATCGTGGTCGGGCTTCAGGCCGAACCGACCGCTCTGGATGCTCACCAGATCACCGACTACAACTCGAGCCGTGCCGCCATGGGGCTCTACGACAGCCTCCTGCGGTTCAAGGACGGGTCAACGGAACTCGAGCCGGGCCTGGCGGAGTCATGGGATGTGTCGAAGGATGGCCTGGTGTACACCCTCCGGCTGCGTCGGGGCGTGAAGTTCCACGACGGAACGCCGTTCAACGCGGATGCCGTCGTCTTCAACATCCTGCGCCAGATCGACCCGTCGCACCCGTATCACGACACCGGTACGTTCGCTTACGCCGACTTCACGTTCGGCAAGGTGGGCCGGGTCGAGAAGGTCGGTGACTACACGGTTCGGATCACCCTCAAGGAGCGGTATGCCCCCTTCCTGGCAAACCTGGCGATGCACTCGGCGTCCATGATCTCGCCGGCGGCTATCCGCAAGTACGGCAAGGAGATCGCCAAGAACCCGGTCGGAACCGGGCCGTTCAAGTTCGTGCGCTGGGTGCCGGGCGTTGAGGTGGTGCTCGAGCGTAACCCCGAGTACTGGGACAAGACCCGCACCCCGCGCATCCAGCGGGTCATATACCGTCCGGTGGTCGAGGACCAGACCCGTCTGGCGCAGCTTGAGGCCGGGGAACTTGACTTCATCGTAAACGTGCCTCCGGACGACCTGCCGAGGCTCCGCCAGGACAATCGCTTCCAGGTGATCGAGCAGGCGGGCATGCACATCTGGTATGTGGTGCTCAACAACCAGAAGCCGCCGTTCAACGATCCGCGGGTACGCCAGGCGGTCAACTACGCCATCAACCGGCGGGCGATCGTAGAAGGCATACTCAAGGGCACAGGGGTGTTAGCAGATAATTACATCCCGCCCGTGCTGTGGGGCTACAACAAGGATGTCCACGCCTATCCCTACGATCCGGCGAAGGCCAGGAAGCTCCTCGCCGAGGCCGGCTACCCTAACGGCTTTACGGCGGAGTTCTGGGTGCCGCAGTCGGGGTCAGGGATGCAGCAACCCGTGGCCATGGCGCAGGCCATTCAGAGCGATCTGGCCAGGGTTGGCATCCGGGCCAACATCCAGACGTTCGAGTGGGGCACCTACCTTGACAAGGTCTTCGTGAACGACCCGCAGCAGCTTCCGGACATGCACGAGATGAGCTGGATCGGCGACAACGGCGACCCGGACAACTTCCTGTACATCCTGCTCTCGGGTCATCAATGGCCCCCGAACGGCTTCAACGAGAGCTTCTACCGCAACGAGGAAGTTGACCGGATTCTGGTGGCGGCCCAGCAGACGTCCGACAGGGCCGAGCGGGCCAAGCTGTACCTGAAGGCACAGGAACTCATCATGGCAGATGCTCCTTGGGTGCCGATCGACCACGAGACCCAGATCGTGGTGGCTCGCAGGGAGATCAAGGGGTTCGTCCTGCACCCCACCGGGGTCTTCCGGTTCGAAAAGGTGACCCTGGAGGGGCAGGGCTAA
- a CDS encoding sugar ABC transporter permease, producing RPPVGESAYARVLLAPTAVVLGGFNLFPAVYSLYLSFVSWDGIAAVRPWVGLRNYAALLTSSEFWNSVAVTLAYAGVVTVASTVLGLAVAVLLNQNVAGRGIYRVLYFLPVITPSVAVGVVWKYLFDPYQGVFNKMLAPFGVAGPSWLTDPVWARPAVIIVGIWKRTGFNMVIYLAALQDIPHSLREAAAIDGATAWQRFRRITVPLLAPATFVITVTGVIEGFQVFDLVYVMTAGGPLGATDVLGYYLYRYGFRYSQMGYASAVAFTAFILIFATTLVQYRFAPGGRRYEAT from the coding sequence CGCCCTCCGGTCGGCGAGTCCGCGTACGCCAGGGTGCTGCTTGCTCCTACAGCTGTGGTGCTTGGCGGTTTCAACTTGTTTCCGGCCGTCTATTCGCTCTACCTCAGCTTCGTGAGCTGGGATGGAATCGCGGCCGTCAGGCCATGGGTCGGCCTTCGCAACTACGCCGCCCTGCTTACGTCGTCGGAATTCTGGAACTCGGTGGCCGTGACGCTGGCGTACGCGGGTGTTGTGACGGTGGCCTCCACGGTGCTGGGGCTTGCCGTCGCGGTGCTCCTCAACCAGAACGTAGCGGGAAGGGGGATCTATCGCGTTCTCTACTTCCTTCCGGTCATCACTCCGAGCGTCGCCGTCGGCGTGGTGTGGAAATACCTCTTTGATCCGTACCAGGGCGTGTTCAATAAAATGCTGGCGCCTTTCGGCGTCGCCGGGCCGTCGTGGTTGACGGACCCGGTATGGGCCCGTCCCGCGGTGATAATTGTGGGCATCTGGAAGCGAACCGGCTTCAATATGGTGATTTACCTTGCGGCACTTCAGGACATTCCGCACTCGCTCCGCGAGGCGGCTGCCATAGACGGGGCGACGGCGTGGCAGCGATTTCGGCGCATCACGGTGCCCCTGCTGGCGCCGGCCACGTTCGTTATCACGGTCACCGGGGTCATCGAGGGATTCCAGGTGTTCGACCTGGTGTACGTTATGACGGCAGGCGGGCCGCTTGGGGCGACCGACGTGCTGGGGTATTACCTCTATCGCTACGGTTTCCGCTACTCTCAAATGGGGTACGCCTCCGCGGTGGCGTTCACGGCGTTCATTCTGATCTTTGCTACCACGCTGGTGCAGTACAGGTTTGCCCCGGGAGGGCGCAGGTATGAGGCGACGTAG
- a CDS encoding carbohydrate ABC transporter permease, whose protein sequence is MRRRSITRAATTAGVHTMLLAGAFFSAMPFLWLLTTSLKPEKAVFSPPLLIPTHFEWTNYVRAMQAAPFDRFFLNSAIMTAGITVAQTLFSGLAGYALARMRFRGKHLFFIVVLAAMMIPQQVTLIPSFLVVSRLGWIDTYAALIVPRAASAFAVLLFRQFFLSIPVEIEEAARIDGAGTLTIIARVVAPLSRPVIAASAIFSFLFAWNDFLWPLVVTNSTRMQTVQVGLAMFSGRYGTFWTLLAAATVVALLPSVLAFFAGQRRFIEGIASSAVKG, encoded by the coding sequence ATGAGGCGACGTAGCATCACCCGCGCGGCGACGACGGCCGGCGTGCACACCATGCTGCTCGCCGGTGCCTTTTTCTCGGCGATGCCCTTTCTGTGGCTCTTGACCACTTCGCTGAAGCCGGAGAAGGCCGTCTTTTCTCCGCCGTTGCTGATCCCGACGCATTTCGAATGGACGAACTATGTCCGTGCCATGCAGGCAGCACCGTTCGATCGGTTCTTTCTGAACAGTGCCATCATGACGGCCGGGATCACCGTCGCACAGACGCTGTTCTCGGGGCTGGCGGGGTACGCGCTGGCGCGCATGCGCTTCCGTGGCAAGCATCTCTTCTTCATCGTCGTGCTCGCAGCTATGATGATTCCCCAGCAGGTTACCCTGATCCCGAGCTTTCTGGTCGTAAGCCGCCTTGGATGGATTGACACTTACGCAGCGCTCATCGTGCCTCGGGCGGCGAGCGCCTTTGCGGTCCTCCTCTTCCGGCAGTTTTTCCTCTCGATCCCCGTTGAAATCGAAGAGGCGGCGCGAATCGACGGGGCCGGGACGCTTACCATCATTGCGAGAGTGGTGGCTCCTCTGTCCCGCCCGGTCATCGCGGCCAGTGCCATCTTCTCCTTCCTCTTTGCATGGAACGACTTCCTGTGGCCCCTGGTCGTCACCAATTCCACCCGGATGCAAACTGTTCAGGTGGGCCTCGCGATGTTTTCGGGGCGGTACGGAACGTTCTGGACGCTGCTGGCGGCTGCCACCGTGGTCGCACTGTTGCCATCGGTGCTGGCTTTCTTTGCGGGGCAGCGCCGGTTCATCGAGGGGATCGCTTCCTCGGCGGTGAAAGGCTGA
- a CDS encoding ABC transporter permease, protein MGQYVVKRLLALVPVLVGITVLVFLTMHLSPGDPALIMLGPHATAQALEQLRHDLGLDLPMPLQYVRWMGRLVAGDWGYSIQLKRSVGELISTRLGATVLLAAAGLALAVALGLPAGVLAAVWGRSGVDRALMGTMLLGFSMPVFWLGLLLQLAFGLRLGWFPISGMYSPGSASPWDLLQHLVLPAVALAVGPAATVARMTRASMLDVAGQEYIRAAKARGIGPGSLIFRHALRNALIPTVTVVGMQAGYLLGGEVLVEMLFNWPGLGMLMVNGILARDFPVVQGGILVVATMYVAANLAVDLLYAYLDPRITYA, encoded by the coding sequence ATGGGACAGTACGTTGTCAAGCGGCTGCTGGCACTCGTACCGGTGCTGGTGGGGATCACGGTGCTCGTCTTCCTCACCATGCACCTCTCCCCGGGGGACCCAGCGCTCATCATGCTTGGCCCTCACGCGACGGCCCAGGCGCTCGAGCAACTCCGCCACGATCTGGGGCTGGATCTGCCCATGCCGCTGCAGTACGTGCGCTGGATGGGCCGGCTCGTGGCGGGCGACTGGGGTTATTCCATTCAGCTCAAGCGCAGCGTGGGCGAACTCATCTCAACGCGGCTGGGAGCGACCGTGCTGCTGGCAGCGGCGGGACTGGCGCTGGCTGTGGCGCTGGGGCTCCCGGCCGGCGTGCTGGCGGCGGTATGGGGCCGCAGCGGAGTGGACCGGGCGCTGATGGGTACCATGCTCCTCGGCTTCTCCATGCCTGTCTTCTGGCTGGGACTGCTGCTGCAGCTGGCCTTTGGGCTGCGACTGGGGTGGTTTCCGATCTCGGGAATGTACTCGCCGGGATCGGCAAGCCCGTGGGATCTGCTGCAGCACCTCGTGCTCCCGGCCGTTGCGCTCGCGGTGGGGCCGGCCGCGACGGTGGCGCGCATGACGCGGGCCAGCATGCTCGACGTGGCCGGGCAGGAGTACATCCGGGCCGCGAAGGCCCGGGGGATTGGGCCAGGCTCGCTCATTTTCCGGCACGCCCTGCGAAACGCCCTGATCCCGACGGTCACCGTCGTGGGGATGCAGGCGGGGTATTTGCTGGGCGGCGAAGTGCTGGTGGAGATGCTCTTCAACTGGCCGGGGCTCGGGATGCTGATGGTGAACGGCATCCTGGCCCGGGACTTCCCGGTTGTGCAGGGCGGCATCCTGGTGGTGGCTACCATGTACGTGGCGGCCAACCTGGCTGTCGACCTGCTGTACGCCTATCTAGATCCCCGCATCACGTACGCATAG
- a CDS encoding glycoside hydrolase family 13 protein, translated as MAAVPRWVYRCTFYQIMPDRFCNGDPTNDPPGTRQWGERPTRRSFFGGDLQGIEQRLGYLQGLGVDALYLTPIFAAPSPHKYDTADYLRIDPAFGSQEDFRRLLGALHEGGMHLILDGVFNHSGDRHWAFMQAEREGPDSPTWDWYHFAGYPVRRRPRPNYAHAGIYYLPKWNLKNPSVTEYLLGAVRHWTAQGIDGWRLDVPWYVEGHDFWKAFNRTVREINPEAYLVGEHWGDPSPWLGEDQFDGATDYRLREALIRFLRGQTRADEAGRTLEALATAYPSQHRLAMWNLVGSHDTPRVATVFRGNAERIQAAFTVIFTFPGLPLIYYGDEVGLRGRNDPGCRRTFPWEDEASWDRGTFAHVQRLARIRRDSPALQEGSFRLVADAAGEPRGQPSGVIRYVREAENGDRCWVAVSNGAGVEELKWHLGAPIERVEAAVSHGPVKWARVSPAEITLRFGREAASVVFRAP; from the coding sequence ATGGCGGCCGTTCCTCGGTGGGTGTACCGGTGCACGTTCTACCAGATCATGCCCGACCGGTTCTGCAACGGTGACCCCACGAATGATCCGCCCGGCACCCGGCAGTGGGGCGAGCGCCCGACGCGGCGCTCGTTTTTCGGCGGCGATTTGCAGGGGATCGAGCAGCGCCTCGGCTACCTGCAGGGACTTGGCGTAGATGCCCTCTACCTGACCCCGATCTTTGCTGCCCCGTCCCCGCACAAGTACGACACCGCAGACTACCTTAGAATCGACCCGGCCTTTGGCTCGCAAGAGGACTTTCGGCGGCTGCTGGGGGCCTTGCACGAGGGGGGCATGCACCTCATCCTGGACGGGGTTTTCAATCACAGCGGTGACCGGCACTGGGCGTTTATGCAAGCGGAGCGAGAAGGACCCGACTCGCCCACGTGGGACTGGTACCACTTTGCGGGTTACCCGGTTCGGCGGCGGCCCAGGCCCAACTATGCCCATGCCGGGATCTACTACCTCCCCAAGTGGAACCTCAAGAACCCTTCCGTCACTGAGTACCTTCTTGGCGCCGTTCGCCACTGGACCGCCCAAGGCATCGATGGCTGGCGGCTGGACGTGCCATGGTACGTCGAAGGGCACGACTTCTGGAAAGCCTTCAACCGCACCGTCCGGGAGATCAACCCCGAAGCCTACCTCGTTGGCGAGCACTGGGGAGATCCATCACCCTGGCTCGGGGAGGATCAGTTTGACGGGGCCACCGACTACCGGCTGCGCGAGGCCCTGATTCGCTTCCTGCGGGGGCAGACTCGGGCAGACGAGGCGGGGAGAACGCTGGAGGCCCTTGCCACAGCGTATCCGTCACAGCACCGCCTCGCCATGTGGAACCTGGTTGGCAGCCACGACACGCCGCGTGTGGCCACCGTCTTTCGGGGCAATGCCGAACGTATCCAAGCGGCGTTCACGGTCATTTTCACGTTTCCAGGCCTGCCACTTATCTACTACGGTGACGAGGTGGGCCTTCGAGGCCGCAATGACCCCGGCTGCCGGCGTACTTTCCCGTGGGAGGACGAGGCCAGTTGGGATCGCGGCACGTTTGCGCATGTACAGCGGCTCGCACGGATCAGGCGTGACTCGCCGGCGCTGCAAGAAGGGAGCTTCCGCCTGGTGGCCGACGCCGCAGGCGAGCCGAGGGGGCAGCCGTCCGGCGTGATCCGCTACGTTCGGGAAGCCGAAAACGGAGACCGCTGCTGGGTCGCCGTGTCCAATGGCGCCGGGGTTGAAGAACTGAAGTGGCACCTGGGTGCGCCCATCGAACGGGTGGAGGCAGCGGTCTCCCACGGTCCCGTCAAGTGGGCAAGGGTCTCTCCCGCGGAGATTACCTTGCGCTTTGGCCGTGAAGCGGCTTCTGTGGTCTTCAGGGCCCCATAG
- the nikC gene encoding nickel transporter permease, with product MAQELRVELTEQRPAEVRGLIRAWNRLGRDPVILGAGLVVAGIFVAGLLAPVLAPHDPYQADVLARLKPPGSPGHLLGTDHLGRDLFTRLLYGARTSLLVGFVAVFIAMAVGVPLGLVSGFFGGRVDAVLMRLMDVLMAFPSVLLAIAIIAALGPGLVKAMVAVAIVGVPYYSRIVRGLTLSLKEKEFVEAARGVGTPTHRIMVRHILPHCIGPVVVAATLDVGWMITAAAGMSFLGLGAQPPTAEWGIMLSEGRQYIRVAPHVSVLPGMAIFVVVLALNLLGDGLRDLWDPRQRGSETGGRWF from the coding sequence ATGGCCCAGGAACTCCGCGTCGAGTTGACCGAGCAACGGCCCGCTGAGGTGAGGGGTCTCATCCGGGCGTGGAACCGCCTTGGGAGAGACCCCGTCATCCTGGGAGCGGGGCTGGTGGTGGCGGGAATCTTCGTGGCGGGGCTTCTGGCACCGGTGCTGGCCCCGCACGACCCGTACCAGGCCGACGTGCTGGCGAGGCTGAAGCCACCGGGGTCCCCGGGGCACCTGCTGGGAACCGACCACCTGGGCCGTGATCTGTTCACCCGGCTTCTTTACGGGGCTCGAACCAGCCTGCTGGTGGGGTTTGTCGCCGTCTTCATCGCCATGGCCGTTGGGGTGCCGCTGGGGCTCGTGTCCGGTTTTTTCGGGGGCCGGGTGGACGCCGTGCTGATGCGATTGATGGACGTCCTGATGGCGTTCCCGTCGGTGCTGCTCGCCATCGCGATCATTGCCGCCCTCGGGCCCGGGCTGGTCAAGGCGATGGTGGCCGTCGCCATCGTGGGGGTTCCCTATTACTCCCGCATCGTGCGGGGTTTGACGCTCTCGCTCAAGGAAAAGGAATTCGTCGAGGCGGCACGGGGCGTCGGCACTCCAACGCACCGGATCATGGTGCGGCACATCCTGCCGCATTGTATCGGGCCAGTGGTTGTGGCTGCCACGCTGGACGTGGGATGGATGATCACCGCGGCGGCCGGGATGAGCTTCCTGGGGCTGGGGGCGCAGCCTCCCACGGCTGAGTGGGGAATCATGCTGAGCGAAGGGCGTCAGTACATTCGGGTGGCCCCCCACGTTTCGGTGCTGCCGGGCATGGCCATCTTCGTGGTGGTGCTGGCACTCAACCTCCTGGGCGACGGGCTGCGTGACCTATGGGATCCCCGCCAGCGCGGGAGCGAAACGGGCGGGAGATGGTTTTGA
- a CDS encoding metalloregulator ArsR/SmtB family transcription factor, with the protein MAVREAIQNTSPDSRSLPAPVLGSPEAAGCCEPVIPAPLSAGDANRWARVFRALSDPTRLRILALLAAQDRPLCVCDIVAQFPLGQPTISHHLRILREAGLVTAERRGSWVYHSVAQRGLLEAWRAVAKLVP; encoded by the coding sequence GTGGCAGTCCGCGAAGCGATACAGAACACATCGCCCGATTCCAGAAGCCTGCCGGCACCCGTTCTGGGTTCACCAGAGGCGGCAGGGTGCTGCGAACCGGTTATCCCGGCGCCGCTATCGGCAGGTGACGCGAATCGGTGGGCCAGGGTCTTTCGTGCCCTGAGCGATCCCACCCGGCTGAGGATTCTCGCGCTGCTCGCGGCACAGGACCGGCCGCTGTGCGTCTGCGACATCGTGGCCCAGTTCCCGTTGGGGCAGCCCACCATTTCCCACCATCTGCGGATTCTGCGCGAAGCCGGCCTGGTCACTGCCGAGCGCCGCGGGTCGTGGGTCTACCACAGCGTGGCCCAGCGAGGACTCCTGGAAGCCTGGAGGGCCGTCGCGAAGCTCGTGCCTTGA